In one Magallana gigas chromosome 7, xbMagGiga1.1, whole genome shotgun sequence genomic region, the following are encoded:
- the LOC105332558 gene encoding disks large homolog 5 isoform X4 — MERWMLQASYDNRAKMVDFSGHLAKGTLVPKDSQSLSLTSDSEDDILSSHSENRSQDLDPSTPLTYTRIIPSDEYDYELLTHKQDDGHHKPKTSVDKGKHGINGDWHQEYHRLRSQCERAMSEVQSLKRSQEDTIRRCEQAMRESDSNRQRYIATLGNLQQSKEEIEHLHGEIKKLESEKKILEQEYRNLQDEDKQEISDLRKQLRTIISEKGSTDGMARMYDETLQKYELLKEDHDLQRKDYTEIFTKHNDLMTKFGMCKDENTKLMKLNETLTRERDSLKLDRNILKQQCTSAIRDLAKVTQQRDEMMKESNHLLAVQKQKYESVVKDRDAARNEYNLVWAERDSVHKEINQLQDKLNEVTQKNQTMEMEKKKAGEETEMLRRELLTIIQQKEEADKEREEAQKRYGDVKSKNDDLENQRDDFRKDYVMVTQERDIARKERHEAIKDRDRILRETYERERTQKEQAEEIDQVSKETEALKKIIEKLQHDLSDAKTEAEKSKKNRDWALGERDKIVQEREGIRSLCESLRHQRDRAVSDKAQALRDYDNIKKEKMEACKELKEVREKYEAIMEKEARKSQLNGVGHNHSRDSAIDADLQELETETVQVDIRGLTPDNLGFDIVGGKDDPVLPNDYAVYVNHVVKGSVADGKLKISDVVLKINNMDVTNVDKRTVLQSLKNSSHVSLLVRRRRCVTPRIWQPIQLNLSLGKDIGIYIEQGLYIARIVPGSTVAKEGMLSTGDRIICVNGKSVENFTPTELMKLLQGCSDPVSIEVWRQMSPFNSAGSSPIPVNHKDICQDSGTQLSPTFSKSEDMKHLMWEGNDHMLESQKSSGKVKTSSSQTDDLNNSGSSGSNSLTVKGSKSEKDLDIHKSKNRDRLEKAFVKIFKHKPKHHDRHEHDDTNKRHSATRPTSAINDNVLIEFSLGDPKTNHGTGQRKNIQKREFDNENSGTWPKCYKMQPMKQGTVVMPSPQKYPDRPSITNFFSKGPDKIPPVPPERTEASHIAVKQSPHHSPQSSDSTIKLSNSPIHSPPVNPKSTKYPHSNSNSNVYPNLPFVFNPDNAMPQNNVMRHFPHNKKKRPLPSHNSHPEGSSMSPRENWENLRAHRNRPRSSEKDKLHRHSANLPPFNSSQLHSSCDSSVSGTGLPPDYQTVQSMFPSDHSAFNPPPPFHERPIVHGNRIQHNSGNLVVKPHPHYQSVHGSQTSAPVTVSPSFSPAYNSPPGSFPDIEPRRSPYDFCNSPCPSVVSSASDPYSYIPSRASSERTVSDIDGSAKPPYVKNNSKRIYIPTVKTRGNSGSVEVVAARTSPTSPSYSEEPITSTESLHQRRRKPLMGETRKMNIERDSQCVGFTIGSGPQGGVFVSSVQEDSLAMEAGLVIGDQLLEICGINMRTATEDMAAKFLRQTGNTLSLLVQYNPEEYNRAADSSGESTGTSPMNSPESDTFRRPRKVNSKSSTHIRIPSSDLPSEHPRVITAMKSLPNENLGVAIVGQLNFGIFVKEVQPNSCVFGHDGLRCGDQILEYNNVDFLTITPEKASTELNKPCAFVRMQAQYNPAKYRHLCNQFNSESFYVRAHFDHKPTGDGELSFRKDDIMLIENTLYDGKPDNWYAWLVDDDGHKLNYKGIIPSQDKLEMELRRSHSESLSLHDLEEIRGSTRRMSGSARSSFFRRRTKHKRNNSKDSREFNSFSETSLSSDSVPVLEDLAFNKYTKVERMEYKNIRPVILLAPLADSLIKKLVAESPDKYSTGQPTVMQTTKQVMEQGLADGIYIDYWQEEDKFQCIKTSIIKEICDQGKHCLLSISPSAIERLHRLQIYPIVVFARHRSHKQLREITDPQFHSQKLSAKSAKDLYDKFQKLEKDYQHQFSAVIQGGNLAEMHQQVKTVIANEQKKAIWVPVCPRV, encoded by the exons ATGGAGAGATGGATGCTGCAGGCCAGTTATGACAACAGGGCTAAGATGGTGGACTTCAGTGGTCATCTAGCCAAAGGTACACTTGTGCCCAAAG ATTCCCAGTCTTTATCTCTAACATCTGATTCAGAAGACGACATTTTGAGCAGTCATTCAG AGAATCGATCCCAGGATTTGGATCCATCTACTCCGCTAACCTACACCAGAATTATCCCATCCGATGAATACGACTACGAGCTTTTAACACACAAACAAGATGATGGGCATCACAAGCCCAAGACATCTGTAGACAAAGGAAAACATGGAATAAATGGGGACTGGCATCAAGAATACCATAGACTAAGATCTCAGTGTGAGAGAGCCATGAGTGAAGTACAGTCTCTGAAGCGGTCCCAGGAGGACACGATTCGTAGGTGTGAGCAGGCAATGCGAGAGTCCGACTCAAATCGTCAAAGATACATAGCAACTCTAGGAAATCTCCAACAGTCCAAAGAAGAGATCGAACATCTACATGGGGAAATTAAAAAGTTGGaatctgagaaaaagattttagaaCAAGAATACAGAAATCTACAAGATGAAGATAAGCAGGAGATATCAGACTTACGCAAACAGTTACGAACCATCATTTCTGAGAAGGGTTCAACTGATGGAATGGCAAGGATGTACGATGaaacattgcaaaaatatgaattgtTGAAAGAGGACCATGATTTACAAAGAAAAGACTACACAGAAATTTTCACTAAACACAATGACTTGATGACAAAATTTGGTATGTGTAAAGATGAAAACACAAAACTTATGAAACTTAACGAAACTTTGACAAGAGAAAGAGACAGTTTGAAGCTTGACAGAAATATCCTCAAACAACAGTGTACATCTGCCATCAGAGACCTGGCCAAAGTAACACAACAGCGGGATGAAATGATGAAGGAATCAAACCACCTTCTTGCAGTTCAGAAACAAAAATACGAAAGTGTTGTGAAAGACAGGGACGCTGCAAGAAATGAATATAATCTCGTGTGGGCAGAGAGGGACAGTGTTCACAAAGAAATTAACCAACTCCAGGATAAGTTAAATGAGGTCACACAGAAGAACCAGACCATGGAAATGGAGAAAAAGAAAGCAGGAGAGGAAACAGAAATGTTGAGGCGAGAACTTCTAACAATAATTCAGCAAAAGGAAGAAGCAGACAAAGAGCGAGAAGAAGCTCAGAAAAGGTATGGTGATGTGAAATCCAAGAATGATGACCTGGAAAACCAGAGGGATGATTTCAGAAAGGATTATGTGATGGTGACACAAGAGAGAGACATCGCTCGTAAGGAGAGACACGAGGCAATTAAAGATCGGGATCGGATATTACGGGAAACCTATGAAAGGGAGAGAACCCAAAAAGAACAGGCCGAAGAGATTGATCAAGTGTCCAAAGAAACAGAAGCTCTGAAGAAGATCATCGAGAAGTTACAACATGATTTGTCAG ATGCCAAGACGGAGGCAGAAAAGTCGAAAAAGAATCGAGACTGGGCCCTTGGTGAACGGGACAAGATTGTACAGGAGAGAGAGGGGATCCGGTCACTGTGTGAGAGTCTCCGTCACCAGAGGGACAGGGCGGTCAGTGACAAGGCCCAGGCACTGAGGGACTATGACAATATCAAGAAGGAGAAAATGGAGGCATGTAAAGAACTCAAGGAAGTCAG GGAGAAGTATGAGGCCATTATGGAGAAAGAAGCCAGGAAGAGTCAGTTGAATGGTGTTGGACACAACCACAGTCGAGACTCCGCCATTGATGCCGACCTACAGGAGCTGGAAACTGAAACTGTGCAAGTAGACATT AGGGGACTGACTCCGGATAATCTTGGCTTTGATATTGTGGGAGGAAAAGATGACCCTGTTCTTCCCAACGATTACGCTGTATACGTCAACCATGTTGTCAAAGGAAGTGTAGCAGACGGCAAACTAAA AATCAGTGATGTGGTTCTGAAAATCAATAACATGGATGTAACAAATGTGGACAAACGAACCGTTCTCCAGTCTCTGAAAAACTCTTCACATGTAtcattg CTGGTCAGGAGAAGACGCTGTGTTACACCTAGAATTTGGCAGCCTATTCAGCTGAATTTGTCATTAGGAAAAG ATATTGGAATTTACATTGAGCAGGGTCTCTACATAGCCCGTATAGTCCCAGGGTCCACTGTAGCCAAGGAGGGCATGCTATCCACTGGTGACAGGATCATCTGT GTCAATGGTAAATCTGTGGAGAATTTCACCCCCACAGAACTAATGAAACTTCTACAGGGATGTTCTGACCCAGTGTCCATTGAAGTGTGGAGACAAATGTCACCTTTCAACTCTGCAGGCTCCTCCCCCATTCCTGTCAATCACAAGGACATTTGTCAGGACTCTGGAACCCAGCTCTCACCAACCTTTTCTAAGAGTGAGGACATGAAGCATTTGATGTGGGAGGGAAATGATCACATGCTGGAGAGCCAAAAGAGTTCAGGTAAAGTCAAGACCAGCAGCTCTCAAACTGATGATTTGAATAATTCTGGAAGTTCAGGGTCAAACAGCTTGACAGTGAAAGGTTCCAAGAGTGAAAAAGACCTGGACATccataaatcaaaaaatagaGACAGACTTGAGAAAGCTTTTGTGAAGATTTTCAAACACAAACCTAAGCATCATGATCGGCATGAGCATGATGACACAAACAAGAGACATTCTGCTACTCGACCAACTTCAGCCATAAATGACAATGTGTTGATTGAATTTAGTCTTGGAGACCCCAAGACAAATCATGGAACAGGAcagagaaaaaatattcaaaagcgTGAGTTTGATAATGAAAACAGTGGTACGTGGCCAAAGTGTTACAAAATGCAGCCAATGAAACAAGGGACTGTAGTGATGCCTTCCCCACAGAAGTACCCAGACAGGCCATCCATCACAAACTTTTTTTCCAAGGGACCTGACAAAATTCCCCCAGTGCCTCCAGAGAGGACAGAAGCTTCACATATAGCTGTGAAACAGAGTCCTCACCACAGTCCACAAAGCAGTGATTCTACAATCAAGCTGTCCAACTCCCCGATACACTCTCCACCAGTTAACCCCAAGTCTACGAAATATCCACACAGTAACAGTAACTCCAATGTGTATCCCAACCTTCCGTTTGTGTTTAATCCAGACAATGCAATGCCACAAAATAATGTTATGAGGCACTTTCCACATAATAAAAAGAAACGGCCACTCCCTAGTCACAATAGCCACCCTGAGGGGTCCTCCATGTCTCCACGAGAAAATTGGGAAAACTTGAGGGCACACAGAAATCGACCCCGATCCTCAGAGAAGGACAAGCTACACAGACACAGTGCGAACTTGCCTCCATTCAATTCTAGTCAGCTTCATTCCTCTTGTGACTCTTCTGTGAGTGGTACAGGACTGCCACCGGACTACCAGACTGTACAGTCAATGTTTCCAAGTGATCACTCTGCATTTAATCCACCTCCACCATTTCATGAACGGCCCATAGTTCATGGTAACAGGATTCAGCATAACAG tggCAACTTGGTTGTGAAACCTCACCCTCATTATCAATCTGTTCATGGCAGCCAGACTAGTGCTCCTGTCACAGTCAGTCCTTCTTTCTCCCCAGCCTATAATTCACCTCCAGGGTCATTTCCAGACATAGAGCCCCGGAGATCTCCCTATGACTTCTGTAATTCCCCGTGCCCCTCAGTGGTCAGCTCAGCCAGTGATCCGTACAGTTACATTCCAAGTAGAGCCTCCTCAGAAAGAACAGTGTCCGACATCGATGGATCAGCCAAACCTCCCTACGTAAAGAATAACTCCAAACGAATCTACATACCCACTGTCAAAACACGTGGGAACTCAGGCTCTGTGGAAGTTG TTGCAGCAAGAACTAGTCCTACATCCCCAAGCTATTCAGAAGAGCCAATTACTAGTACAGAATCTCTCCATCAAAGAAGAAGAAA GCCTCTGATGGGTGAGACGAGGAAGATGAACATAGAGCGGGACTCGCAGTGTGTAGGGTTCACTATCGGGAGTGGTCCCCAGGGTGGGGTGTTTGTCTCCTCCGTACAGGAGGACAGTTTGGCCATGGAGGCGGGGCTCGTCATCGGAGACCAACTCCTGGAG ATTTGTGGAATAAACATGAGAACGGCCACAGAAGATATGGCAGCTAAATTTTTACGACAAACTGGAAATACATTGAGCCTTCTTGTGCAGTACAATCCTGAAG AATACAACAGGGCAGCTGATTCGTCAGGGGAGAGCACTGGAACTTCTCCAATGAATTCTCCTGAGTCGGATACATTCAGGAGACCCAGAAAAGTCAACTCCAAGTCCAGCACACATATCAGGATACCCAG CTCTGACCTGCCCTCTGAACACCCCAGAGTGATAACAGCAATGAAATCTTTACCAAATGAGAACCTGGGTGTTGCCATTGTTGGCCAACTGAACTTtggaatttttgtcaaagagGTCCAACCGAATAGCTGTGTGTTTGGTCACGATGGCTTGAGGTGTGGTGACCAAATTCTGGAg tacaacaatgttgattttttaacaattaccCCAGAGAAAGCCTCCACAGAATTAAACAAACCTTGTGCATTTGTCAGAATGCAAGCACAGTATAACCCTGCAA AGTATCGACATCTATGTAACCAGTTTAACAGTGAGTCTTTCTATGTGCGGGCACATTTTGACCACAAGCCCACTGGGGACGGAGAACTGAGTTTTAGGAAGGATGACATCATGCTGATCGAGAATACGTTATACGACGGCAAACCAGACAACTGGTATGCGTGGCTGGTTGATGACGATGGCCATAAACTGAATTACAAAGGAATCATTCCAAGCCAAGACAA GCTAGAGATGGAGCTCCGAAGGAGTCACTCTGAGAGTCTTAGTCTTCATGACCTTGAGGAGATCCGTGGATCAACTCGCCGGATGTCTGGATCTGCTCGGAGTAGTTTCTTCAGAAGAAGGACCAAACACAAGAGAAATAACTCCAAAGACAGTCGTGAATTTAACTCATTCTCTGAGACATCTCTCAGCAGTGATTCAGTACCTGTCTTAgaag ATCTGGCATTCAACAAGTACACAAAAGTGGAGAGAATGGAAT ATAAAAACATCCGACCTGTGATTCTGTTGGCTCCTTTGGCTGACTCTCTGATCAAGAAACTGGTGGCCGAGTCTCCAGACAAATACAGCACTGGTCAGCCTA cTGTGATGCAGACCACGAAGCAGGTGATGGAGCAGGGTCTAGCAGATGGCATCTACATTGACTACTGGCAGGAGGAGGACAAGTTCCAGTGTATCAAAACCTCAATCATCAAGGAGATATGTGATCAG GGTAAGCATTGTCTGCTCAGCATCAGTCCGTCAGCCATTGAGAGACTGCACAGACTCCAGATCTACCCCATTGTTGTTTTTGCCAGGCATCGGTCACATAAACAACTTAG GGAGATAACAGATCCTCAGTTCCATTCCCAGAAACTCAGTGCTAAGTCTGCAAAGGACTTGTATGACAAATTCCAGAAGCTAGAAAAGGACTACCAGCACCAGTTCTCTG cTGTAATTCAGGGTGGCAACTTGGCAGAAATGCACCAGCAAGTCAAGACTGTGATAGCAAACGAACAGAAGAAAGCCATCTGGGTTCCAGTGTGTCCCCGAGTGTGA